The Macaca fascicularis isolate 582-1 chromosome 1, T2T-MFA8v1.1 genome includes a window with the following:
- the WNT9A gene encoding protein Wnt-9a isoform X2 — protein sequence MERCTCDEAPDLENREAWQWGGCGDNLKYSSKFVKEFLGRRSSKDLRARVDFHNNLVGVKVIKAGVETTCKCHGVSGSCTVRTCWRQLAPFHEVGKHLKHKYETALKVGSTTNEAAGEAGAISPPRGRASGMGGSDPLPRTPELVHLDDSPSFCLAGRFSPGTAGRRCHREKNCESICCGRGHNTQSRVVTRPCQCQVRWCCYVECRQCTQREEVYTCKG from the exons ATGGAGCGCTGTACCTGCGATGAGGCGCCCGACCTGGAGAACCGTGAGGCCTGGCAGTGGGGGGGCTGCGGAGACAACCTCAAGTACAGCAGCAAGTTTGTCAAGGAGTTCCTGGGCAGACGGTCAAGCAAGGATCTGCGAGCCCGTGTGGACTTCCACAACAACCTCGTGGGTGTGAAG GTGATCAAGGCTGGGGTGGAGACCACCTGCAAGTGCCACGGCGTGTCAGGCTCATGCACGGTGCGGACCTGCTGGCGGCAGCTGGCGCCCTTCCATGAGGTGGGCAAGCACCTGAAGCACAAGTACGAGACAGCACTCAAGGTGGGCAGCACCACCAATGAAGCGGCAGGTGAGGCAGGTGCCATTTCCCCACCACGGGGCCGTGCCTCGGGGATGGGCGGCAGTGACCCGCTACCCCGCACTCCAGAGCTGGTGCACCTGGACGACTCGCCTAGCTTCTGCCTGGCCGGCCGCTTCTCCCCGGGCACCGCTGGCCGTAGATGCCACCGTGAGAAGAACTGTGAGAGCATCTGCTGCGGCCGCGGCCATAACACACAGAGCCGGGTGGTGACGAGGCCCTGCCAGTGCCAGGTGCGTTGGTGCTGCTATGTGGAGTGCAGGCAGTGCACACAGCGTGAGGAGGTCTACACCTGCAAGGGCTGA